Genomic segment of Paracoccus jeotgali:
GATTCCCTCCAGGTGCTGTTTCAGTTGCTGCCGGTGATATGCCGCAGCTTATAGTCGCGTTGGTTCCGTAACGAGGGGATCTGGTCGCGCGTGCGTCTGACCTGTCCCAGGTCCAGATCGATCACTTCCAGCCCCGGATCCGTCCCGCCCATGTCGACCATCACCTTGCCCCAAGGATCCACAACCAGCGAGTGACCCCAGGTTTGCCGCCCGTCATCGTGATTGCCAACCTGCGCCGCCGCGACCACGAAGGCGCCGTTCTCGATCGCACGGGCGCGCAGAAGAACTTCCCAATGGGCCTCGCCAGTAGGGATGGTGAAGGCCGAGGGAACGAACATCACAGTCGCATCCCGTCTGGCGAAGTCCCGGTAGAGATGCGGAAACCGCAGGTCATAGCAGATCGTCAGCCCCCAGGGCCCCCAGGGCGTATCGACCAGCACGGCCTCTGCCCCGGGCGCATAGCGGCTTGATTCACCCGTCGCCGGGCGTCCCTCGAGAA
This window contains:
- a CDS encoding carbon-nitrogen hydrolase family protein yields the protein MIENRTGGMSMQQNLRLCIAQMTSTNQHAGNIAFVEDAVRHAAAQGCDLLALPEAAGMVNRDRDDARRQITEEADDPFINACKRLAAEHGIWIQTGSTPIASGDGRFLNHANLINASGTSVASYDKIHLFDVFLEGRPATGESSRYAPGAEAVLVDTPWGPWGLTICYDLRFPHLYRDFARRDATVMFVPSAFTIPTGEAHWEVLLRARAIENGAFVVAAAQVGNHDDGRQTWGHSLVVDPWGKVMVDMGGTDPGLEVIDLDLGQVRRTRDQIPSLRNQRDYKLRHITGSN